In a single window of the Tellurirhabdus bombi genome:
- the amaB gene encoding L-piperidine-6-carboxylate dehydrogenase — protein MSGTSTGVAFWHSTDRLIDSYSPVDGKLMAQIHPTTEDDYNKVVETAREAFLEWRTIPAPKRGEIVRQMGDQFRQYKKELGALVSYEMGKSLQEGLGEVQEIIDICDFAVGLSRQLYGLSMHSERPAHRMYEQWHPLGVVGIISAFNFPVAVWSWNAMIAWVCGNVCIWKPSEKTPMTALACQQIIKEVLEQNEIPEGVSCLITGGREAGEWLATDERVALVSATGSTRMGKAVAQAVSSRLGRYLLELGGNNAIIVTPHADLNVAIPAIVFGAVGTAGQRCTTTRRLIIHDSIYDDVKTRLVRAYGQLRIGNPLDEKVHVGPLIDKEAVQGYQKAIFQIKEQGGRMLIDGDVLSGSEFESGCYVQPCIAEMPEQTAIVQHETFAPILYLLKYSTIEEAIALQNGVPQGLSSAIFTLNLREAEQFLSVAGSDCGIANVNIGTSGAEIGGAFGGEKETGGGRESGSDAWKAYMRRQTNTINYGTHLPLAQGIKFEL, from the coding sequence ATGTCAGGGACAAGTACTGGCGTGGCTTTTTGGCATTCTACGGATCGTCTGATTGATTCCTACTCACCAGTGGATGGCAAATTAATGGCCCAGATCCATCCAACAACGGAAGATGATTATAACAAAGTGGTAGAAACGGCCCGGGAAGCTTTTCTGGAATGGCGCACCATTCCGGCTCCTAAACGGGGTGAGATTGTCCGGCAAATGGGCGATCAGTTTCGGCAATATAAGAAAGAGCTAGGCGCGCTTGTCAGCTATGAAATGGGCAAATCGCTTCAGGAAGGGCTGGGCGAAGTGCAGGAAATTATTGATATCTGCGATTTTGCGGTCGGGCTGTCGCGGCAACTGTACGGATTAAGCATGCACAGCGAACGTCCGGCGCACCGGATGTATGAGCAGTGGCATCCGCTGGGCGTGGTTGGCATTATCTCGGCCTTTAATTTTCCGGTGGCAGTCTGGTCGTGGAATGCCATGATTGCGTGGGTGTGCGGGAACGTATGTATTTGGAAACCATCCGAAAAAACGCCAATGACGGCGCTGGCCTGCCAACAAATCATCAAAGAAGTACTGGAACAAAACGAGATTCCCGAAGGCGTTTCCTGCCTCATCACGGGTGGACGCGAAGCAGGCGAATGGCTTGCTACCGACGAGCGGGTGGCGCTGGTTTCGGCGACAGGTTCAACGCGCATGGGAAAGGCCGTGGCGCAGGCCGTTTCCAGCCGCTTGGGGCGCTATTTGCTAGAACTGGGTGGAAACAACGCCATCATTGTAACGCCCCACGCCGATCTCAACGTTGCGATTCCGGCCATTGTGTTTGGTGCCGTCGGAACGGCGGGACAGCGTTGCACAACCACCCGGCGACTGATTATTCACGACTCGATTTACGATGACGTAAAAACGCGCTTAGTGCGTGCTTACGGACAACTTCGGATTGGAAACCCACTGGACGAGAAGGTGCATGTTGGTCCGTTGATTGATAAAGAGGCAGTACAGGGTTATCAGAAGGCTATTTTTCAGATCAAAGAACAGGGCGGTCGGATGCTGATTGATGGCGATGTTTTAAGCGGATCAGAATTTGAATCAGGATGCTATGTCCAGCCTTGCATTGCCGAAATGCCCGAGCAAACCGCCATTGTCCAGCACGAAACGTTTGCTCCCATTCTTTATCTGTTGAAATACAGCACGATAGAAGAAGCCATTGCGTTACAAAATGGCGTACCACAGGGCTTATCGTCCGCTATTTTTACGCTTAACCTACGCGAAGCCGAGCAATTTCTGTCCGTAGCCGGTTCAGATTGCGGGATTGCAAACGTCAATATTGGTACATCAGGTGCTGAGATTGGCGGCGCTTTTGGGGGCGAAAAAGAAACGGGTGGCGGGCGTGAATCCGGTTCGGATGCCTGGAAAGCGTACATGCGTCGCCAAACCAATACCATCAACTACGGCACTCATTTGCCTTTGGCACAAGGGATTAAATTTGAGCTGTAA
- a CDS encoding START domain-containing protein: MVLTNSATEAIKHYVFSLLIIYGFTLETAQAQQTSNWRLEKDKHGIQVYSRNLSDTKLKELKVVFELSGQLSDLLAVLSDADHLPDWVYGTRKSYVIRRVSPSEFYYHTEMNLPWPASNRDVSIRFHAQQDPQTKVLTIRSESVGNQVPLQDGIVRVPYSLAHWTVKPLSNEQMHVEYIFRVDPGGKLPAWLVNLVASTGPMQTFQKLRELIKNPKYQNKKYPFLES; encoded by the coding sequence ATGGTACTAACAAACTCGGCGACTGAAGCGATTAAACATTATGTCTTTTCGTTGTTAATCATTTACGGATTTACACTGGAAACGGCACAGGCCCAGCAAACCAGCAACTGGCGATTGGAAAAAGACAAGCACGGAATTCAGGTTTATTCCAGAAATTTATCGGACACCAAACTAAAGGAGCTGAAAGTCGTCTTCGAATTGTCGGGTCAGTTGTCGGATCTTCTTGCCGTTTTGTCCGATGCCGATCACCTGCCCGATTGGGTTTACGGGACTCGGAAGTCGTACGTTATCCGCCGGGTCAGTCCATCCGAATTTTATTACCATACCGAAATGAATCTCCCCTGGCCCGCCAGCAACCGCGACGTATCGATCCGGTTTCACGCCCAGCAGGACCCACAAACGAAGGTGCTAACGATTCGATCTGAATCAGTTGGGAATCAAGTGCCCCTACAGGACGGAATTGTGCGGGTGCCGTATTCACTGGCCCATTGGACCGTAAAACCTTTGTCTAACGAGCAAATGCACGTGGAATACATCTTTCGCGTCGATCCGGGCGGAAAGTTACCGGCCTGGTTGGTTAATCTGGTCGCTTCGACGGGTCCTATGCAGACCTTCCAAAAGCTCCGGGAGTTGATTAAAAATCCTAAGTATCAAAACAAAAAGTATCCCTTTCTGGAGAGCTGA
- a CDS encoding DNA-3-methyladenine glycosylase: MTKLPLEFYEKHDTLTLSQLLLGCELVHESREGTAAGIIVETEAYLTGDPACHAYRRKTVRNAAMFGPAGTLYVYQIYGFHHCINVVSAAEGLGEAVLIRALEPTQGLDLMGLRRGLDPATKVGLRGLCSGPGKLVSAMGIDRQEHNFSSLVTGPLTIRGPVLHDFEMVTTTRIGITQGADLPYRFYVKGNPFISRK; the protein is encoded by the coding sequence ATGACAAAATTGCCCCTTGAGTTTTACGAGAAGCACGATACGCTGACACTTTCCCAGCTTTTACTGGGCTGCGAACTGGTTCACGAAAGTAGGGAAGGCACCGCCGCCGGGATTATCGTCGAAACCGAAGCTTACTTGACAGGCGACCCTGCCTGCCATGCTTACCGGCGAAAAACAGTTCGTAACGCCGCCATGTTTGGGCCAGCCGGAACGCTGTATGTCTATCAGATTTACGGTTTCCACCACTGCATCAACGTCGTTAGCGCCGCCGAAGGGCTGGGCGAAGCTGTCCTGATTCGCGCGCTGGAACCTACCCAAGGGCTTGATCTGATGGGGCTACGCCGAGGCCTTGACCCAGCAACCAAAGTTGGTTTACGCGGTTTGTGTAGCGGTCCCGGTAAGTTGGTGAGCGCCATGGGCATTGATCGGCAGGAGCACAACTTTTCGTCGTTAGTAACGGGGCCACTTACAATCCGGGGGCCTGTGTTGCACGATTTTGAGATGGTAACCACCACCCGAATTGGCATCACGCAGGGTGCCGATTTACCGTATCGTTTTTATGTAAAAGGCAATCCGTTTATCAGCCGGAAATAA
- a CDS encoding CocE/NonD family hydrolase, which translates to MKSILLTSLSLFFALISLAQTPPPNPGAEFIKQNFQKYEYKIPMRDGTKLHTAVYVPKDASESVQYPFMMQRTCYSVAPYGPDAYPARLGPSTTLMRDKYIFVYQDVRGRWMSEGTWTNMTPNIPDPAPAKAVARKGKAPARPSAAPLAGSPDESSDTYDTIDWLLHNVKFNNGRVGQWGGSYPGFYTIAGAIDAHPALKASSPQAPIADFFFDDFHHNGTFIQAYLFTFPVFGVQHPKPTSEAWYNDQMIKTGTRDGFQWQYDLGPLKNADKYYKDNFYWQETINHPNYDEFWQKRSIVPHLKNVKHAIMTVGGWFDAEDLYGPLTIYKNLEKNNPGTYNTLVMGPFGHGRWAQETGHTLHNNIYFGDSIATFYQKNIEAKFFNHFLKGPGDGKTGLPDAYLFDTGRKEWKTFDKWPAPSAQNLSFYLSNTGQLTQQAPADQGFSEFISDPMKPVPYTEDNTTTIGFTPFNYMSEDQRFASRRPDVLTFQTEPLTEDITLGGEITAKLKVSTTGTDADWIVKLIDVYPPDEPNHPYMPNKNIILSNYQQMVRSEAMRGRFRNSFEKPEPFEANKVTDVTFRLQDVLHTFKKGHRVMIQVQSTWFPLIDRNPQKYVDNIYKADASDFQKATHRVYANSAIEVQILK; encoded by the coding sequence ATGAAAAGTATTCTTCTGACTTCGCTCAGCTTATTCTTTGCGCTGATTTCTCTGGCGCAGACGCCACCGCCCAACCCAGGAGCGGAATTCATCAAGCAAAATTTTCAGAAATACGAATATAAAATCCCAATGCGCGACGGGACCAAATTACACACAGCGGTGTATGTCCCGAAAGACGCTTCCGAATCGGTTCAGTACCCTTTTATGATGCAGCGAACCTGCTACAGTGTAGCTCCTTATGGCCCAGACGCCTACCCCGCCCGCCTTGGCCCATCAACGACCCTGATGCGCGACAAATACATCTTTGTGTATCAGGACGTTCGGGGACGGTGGATGTCGGAAGGCACCTGGACCAACATGACGCCCAATATTCCTGACCCAGCTCCGGCCAAGGCGGTTGCCCGAAAAGGCAAAGCACCCGCCCGGCCTTCGGCAGCTCCGTTGGCCGGCTCCCCCGACGAAAGTTCGGATACCTACGACACAATCGACTGGCTGCTGCATAACGTCAAGTTTAACAACGGACGCGTTGGGCAATGGGGCGGCTCCTACCCCGGTTTTTACACCATTGCGGGCGCTATTGATGCGCATCCGGCCCTAAAAGCTTCGTCCCCGCAAGCGCCCATCGCCGATTTTTTCTTCGATGACTTCCACCACAACGGTACTTTTATTCAGGCGTATCTCTTTACGTTTCCGGTCTTTGGTGTGCAACACCCAAAGCCGACTTCCGAAGCGTGGTACAATGACCAGATGATTAAAACGGGCACCCGGGACGGATTTCAGTGGCAGTACGACCTGGGTCCGTTGAAAAATGCGGATAAATATTACAAAGATAATTTCTACTGGCAGGAAACGATAAACCACCCAAACTACGACGAGTTCTGGCAGAAACGCAGCATTGTCCCACACCTGAAAAACGTGAAACACGCCATCATGACCGTTGGTGGCTGGTTTGACGCGGAGGACTTGTATGGCCCACTCACGATTTACAAAAATCTGGAAAAGAACAATCCTGGCACGTATAACACGCTGGTGATGGGGCCGTTCGGCCACGGTCGTTGGGCGCAGGAAACGGGCCATACGCTGCACAACAACATTTATTTCGGCGACAGCATCGCGACATTTTATCAAAAGAACATCGAAGCCAAATTTTTCAATCATTTCCTGAAAGGTCCCGGCGATGGCAAAACGGGCTTACCCGATGCCTACCTGTTTGATACAGGTCGCAAAGAGTGGAAAACGTTTGATAAGTGGCCCGCTCCCAGCGCCCAGAATCTTTCTTTTTATCTATCAAATACCGGCCAGCTTACTCAGCAAGCGCCAGCGGACCAGGGTTTTAGCGAGTTTATCAGCGATCCGATGAAGCCGGTGCCCTACACGGAAGACAACACGACCACCATTGGATTTACGCCTTTCAACTACATGTCGGAAGATCAACGATTTGCGTCGCGGCGTCCGGATGTGCTGACGTTCCAGACCGAACCGCTGACGGAGGACATTACGCTTGGCGGTGAAATTACGGCTAAACTCAAAGTGAGCACCACGGGCACCGATGCCGACTGGATTGTGAAGCTCATTGATGTTTACCCGCCCGACGAGCCGAATCACCCTTATATGCCCAACAAAAACATTATTCTGAGCAATTACCAGCAAATGGTGCGCTCGGAAGCCATGCGGGGGCGTTTTCGAAATTCATTCGAAAAGCCCGAGCCGTTTGAGGCAAACAAAGTTACCGATGTGACGTTTCGTTTACAGGATGTGTTGCACACATTCAAAAAAGGGCACCGAGTTATGATTCAGGTCCAAAGCACCTGGTTTCCGCTCATCGACCGTAATCCGCAGAAATACGTAGACAACATCTACAAAGCCGATGCGTCTGACTTCCAAAAAGCAACGCACCGGGTTTACGCTAACTCCGCGATTGAGGTGCAGATTTTGAAATAA